The Candidatus Methylomirabilota bacterium genome includes a window with the following:
- a CDS encoding anthranilate/aminodeoxychorismate synthase component II (TrpG; with TrpE catalyzes the formation of anthranilate and glutamate from chorismate and glutamine; TrpG provides the glutamine amidotransferase activity): MILVLDNYDSFTYNLVQYLGELGATMRVARNDKITVEEIERLEPEGIVISPGPGNPDGAGISLALIR, from the coding sequence ATGATTCTCGTTCTCGACAACTACGACTCGTTCACCTACAACCTGGTCCAGTACCTGGGCGAGCTGGGCGCCACGATGCGCGTGGCGCGCAACGACAAGATCACGGTCGAGGAGATCGAGCGCCTGGAGCCCGAGGGCATCGTGATCTCGCCGGGTCCCGGCAACCCGGACGGCGCCGGCATCTCGCTGGCGCTCATCCGC